In Monodelphis domestica isolate mMonDom1 chromosome 3, mMonDom1.pri, whole genome shotgun sequence, the following proteins share a genomic window:
- the LOC100013934 gene encoding olfactory receptor 1361, with the protein MVAGNQSEISEFILLGLSDQPEQQSLLFFLFLLIYMITGVGNLLIIVVIRTNSCFHTPMYFFLSNLSLVDICFTTTTIPKMLVNHISGNKAISYAGCLTQVFFFIWFAGIDSVLLTVMAYDRYVAICAPLHYSMIMTPKVCLLLVVVSWFWAYITALIHTVLVTRLSFCGQNEIPHFFCDLSPLLKLACSDTFINDLMVNTVGALIIIIPFIGILISYTRIFVTVMRIPSTVGKWRAFSTCGSHLTVVCLFYGTVIGVYFSPISNHTAQQDTVAAVMYTVVTPMLNPFIYSLRNKDIKRALKMLLTGKPVLSL; encoded by the coding sequence ATGGTGGCAGGAAATCAGTCCGAAATCTCTGAGTTCATCCTCCTTGGTCTTTCAGATCAGCCAGAACAACAGAGTCTCCTGttcttcctgtttctgcttatatACATGATCACAGGTGTAGGGAATCTTCTCATCATAGTAGTCATTAGAACCAACTCATGCTTCCATACTCCCATGTACTTCTTCCTCAGCAACTTGTCCCTGGTTGACATCTgctttaccaccaccaccattcccAAGATGCTGGTAAATCATATTTCTGGAAACAAAGCAATTTCTTATGCTGGGTGCCTAACACAAGTATTCTTCTTCATTTGGTTTGCAGGGATAGACAGTGTCCTTCTCACTGTCATGGCCTATGACCGCTATGTAGCTATCTGTGCCCCACTACATTATTCCATGATCATGACCCCAAAGGTCTGTCTACTTTTGGTAGTTGTGTCCTGGTTTTGGGCCTATATTACTGCTTTGATACACACTGTCCTGGTGACTCGACTCTCCTTCTGTGGCCAAAATGAAATTCCTCATTTTTTCTGTGACCTCAGTCCCCTGCTGAAGTTGGCCTGCTCTGAcacttttatcaatgacttaaTGGTCAACACAGTTGGAGCTCTAATAATCATCATCCCTTTCATTGGTATCCTTATCTCCTACACTCGAATTTTTGTGACTGTTATGAGGATCCCATCTACTGTGGGCAAGTGGAGAGCCTTTTCCACTTGTGGCTCCCATCTCACTGTGGTCTGTCTCTTCTATGGGACAGTCATCGGTGTTTATTTTAGCCCCATATCCAACCATACAGCCCAACAGGACACAGTAGCTGCTGTAATGTACACAGTGGTCACCCCCATGCTAAACCCTTTCATCTACAGCCTAAGGAACAAGGATATCAAAAGAGCCCTAAAGATGCTCCTCACCGGAAAACCAGTCCTCTCTCTGTAA